Proteins from one Mesotoga infera genomic window:
- the pgsB gene encoding poly-gamma-glutamate synthase PgsB, with amino-acid sequence MSNLILSFVAFLSLLTVLVVEKLVLRRRRKRLKIVVQVNGTRGKSETVRLIHGALSGNGYRVLAKTTGTVPLWIMPDGSHREIKRRGPANIQEQYRALKQAGRLKCDALVVECMAIRPEMQLTSGKILDADLTVITNAYPDHIEEIGASEEATAGVLSLSVPGNKKCLVGDLGDGALKIMRTHCEKVGSQLLGVGEGTISDKGMAFTPHPDNLRLIERVIEIFGLNEKASMEGMARVLPDIGTFRYLGLKLSNGRAILANAFAANDIRSTTYLLEKTLADFPGRRVVGFFNSRDDRPDRALVFEPFTRKFDNLMIRGSIPVHKFKGLSYRKVKDCESIEEFLQKDDIVFGFGNIRGLVQWLSNLEVIE; translated from the coding sequence ATGAGTAACCTGATTCTTTCGTTCGTCGCGTTCCTCTCATTGCTGACGGTTCTCGTCGTCGAGAAGCTGGTCCTCAGACGACGGAGGAAGAGACTGAAGATCGTTGTCCAGGTCAACGGTACCAGGGGAAAGAGCGAGACTGTCAGGCTGATCCACGGTGCGTTGTCAGGGAACGGTTACCGTGTGCTGGCCAAGACAACCGGTACGGTACCACTCTGGATAATGCCCGATGGCAGTCATCGTGAAATAAAGAGAAGAGGTCCTGCAAATATACAGGAGCAATACAGGGCGCTTAAGCAGGCCGGAAGATTGAAATGCGATGCACTCGTCGTAGAGTGCATGGCGATCAGGCCCGAGATGCAACTGACCAGTGGAAAGATACTTGACGCCGATCTCACAGTGATCACAAACGCTTATCCCGACCACATAGAAGAGATCGGGGCGAGCGAAGAAGCAACAGCCGGGGTACTCTCGCTTTCCGTGCCGGGTAACAAAAAGTGCCTCGTCGGCGATCTCGGCGATGGTGCCCTGAAAATTATGAGAACTCATTGTGAAAAAGTTGGAAGCCAGCTACTCGGCGTCGGAGAGGGAACGATATCCGACAAAGGAATGGCCTTCACGCCGCATCCTGACAATTTGCGGCTCATCGAGAGGGTTATCGAGATTTTCGGGCTGAATGAAAAGGCTTCGATGGAAGGAATGGCGAGAGTACTGCCAGACATTGGCACGTTCAGATACCTCGGGCTGAAGCTCAGTAACGGCAGAGCGATTCTCGCGAATGCTTTCGCCGCCAACGATATACGTTCCACGACCTACCTTCTGGAGAAGACCTTGGCGGACTTCCCCGGCAGAAGAGTAGTGGGGTTCTTCAACTCCAGAGACGATCGACCCGACAGGGCACTGGTTTTCGAGCCCTTCACCAGAAAGTTCGACAATCTGATGATCAGGGGTTCGATTCCTGTGCACAAGTTCAAAGGTCTCAGTTACAGGAAGGTTAAAGACTGCGAGTCGATAGAGGAGTTTCTGCAAAAGGACGATATAGTTTTCGGATTTGGCAATATAAGAGGTCTGGTACAGTGGTTGAGCAATCTGGAGGTGATCGAATGA
- a CDS encoding anaerobic nitric oxide reductase flavorubredoxin yields the protein MGVKISESVTWVGKVDWELKKFHGEDYSTHRGSSYNSYLVRDEKVALIDTVWSPFGEEFVEKLKKEIDLSKIDYIIANHGEIDHSGGLPALMREIPDTPIYCTANAVKSLKGQFHENWNFVTVKTGDILKLGKKTLTFVEAPMLHWPDSMFEYLDGEEILFSNDAFGQHYATELLYNDLVDQAELYQEAIKYYANILTPFSKLVTRKIEEVLAFKLPLKMICPSHGVIWRKDPAQIVKKYLEWAGDYQENQVTIVYDTMWDGTKKMAEAIAKGIHQTDGTVTIKLFNAGKSDKNDIVTEIFRAKAVLFGSPTVNKGILAPLSGMLHEIKGLAFKKKKAAVFGTYGWSGESVDVLSAFVKDAGFEVIQEGLKKLWYPDEINLKDCERFGKEFAAKL from the coding sequence ATGGGAGTGAAAATAAGCGAAAGCGTAACCTGGGTTGGAAAGGTTGACTGGGAATTGAAGAAGTTCCACGGCGAGGATTATTCGACACACAGGGGTTCCAGTTACAACTCCTATCTCGTGCGGGACGAGAAGGTTGCCCTCATCGATACGGTATGGTCGCCCTTCGGAGAAGAATTCGTAGAAAAACTGAAGAAGGAGATCGATCTCTCGAAGATCGATTACATAATCGCCAACCACGGAGAGATAGACCACAGTGGAGGTTTACCCGCCCTGATGCGCGAAATACCAGATACGCCGATTTACTGTACGGCCAACGCAGTCAAGTCCCTCAAGGGGCAGTTCCACGAAAACTGGAACTTCGTGACCGTTAAGACCGGAGATATTCTCAAACTCGGAAAAAAGACGCTCACATTCGTTGAAGCCCCAATGCTGCACTGGCCCGATTCGATGTTCGAGTACCTCGACGGCGAGGAGATTCTCTTCAGTAACGACGCCTTCGGCCAGCATTACGCGACCGAGCTTCTCTACAACGATCTGGTCGATCAGGCCGAGCTTTACCAGGAAGCGATAAAATACTACGCCAACATACTCACTCCTTTCAGCAAGCTCGTTACACGTAAGATAGAAGAGGTACTCGCTTTCAAGCTGCCTCTTAAGATGATCTGTCCCAGCCACGGAGTGATATGGAGAAAGGATCCGGCCCAGATCGTCAAGAAGTATCTCGAGTGGGCCGGAGATTATCAGGAGAACCAGGTGACCATCGTTTACGATACGATGTGGGACGGTACGAAAAAGATGGCCGAAGCGATCGCGAAGGGCATCCACCAGACAGACGGAACCGTGACAATAAAGCTTTTCAACGCGGGAAAGAGCGATAAAAACGACATAGTGACCGAAATCTTCAGGGCGAAGGCCGTACTTTTCGGCTCTCCCACGGTAAACAAAGGGATCCTCGCCCCGCTCTCGGGAATGTTGCACGAGATAAAGGGCCTGGCCTTCAAGAAAAAGAAAGCGGCCGTTTTCGGAACTTACGGCTGGAGCGGCGAGTCGGTAGATGTTCTCAGCGCGTTCGTCAAAGATGCGGGTTTCGAAGTGATTCAGGAGGGCCTCAAGAAGCTCTGGTATCCTGATGAGATTAACCTCAAAGACTGCGAGCGGTTCGGCAAAGAGTTCGCCGCAAAGCTCTAA
- the pgsW gene encoding poly-gamma-glutamate system protein — translation MKSHSFVSLSGLNKTGVSLKWLSVGVVIGLISFFLLTSSAKRSETPFISTQLAAASLMMEATREISSYRLSLGIEIDPLLDPNGTGLIGPEFTVLTTTLGNLQAKRTSTNPDFAALLVKYFKELGLRKGDPVAIGASGSFPSLVLATLCACEVMNLEPLLIYSIGASEHGATHPDFTFIRMLQRLVEKGLLRDSLIAVSLGGNNDNARGMFFPGAVEKMTEIALSSGKTFIHEDTLQKSIDARFKIYSEHAGGLPKVFVNVGGASPNFGESPAALSLENGLITSLKNIPSGEDRGLIFEYASRGVPFIHLLNIRDLALKNGIPIDPVPLPEPGKSGVYYIDSYSLPLALLFLALMILSLIAGKLAVKNE, via the coding sequence TTGAAAAGTCATTCTTTCGTGAGTCTTTCCGGATTGAACAAGACAGGAGTTTCTTTGAAATGGCTCTCTGTCGGAGTCGTAATAGGATTGATTTCCTTCTTTCTTCTCACCTCTTCAGCGAAAAGAAGCGAGACACCTTTCATAAGCACCCAGCTAGCGGCCGCCAGCTTGATGATGGAGGCCACTCGAGAGATCTCTTCATATAGACTTTCGCTCGGTATAGAGATAGACCCGCTTCTCGATCCCAACGGCACGGGACTCATAGGTCCCGAGTTCACCGTGCTCACTACGACGCTTGGAAATCTCCAGGCCAAGAGGACATCGACGAATCCGGATTTCGCCGCGCTGCTCGTCAAGTACTTCAAGGAGCTGGGTTTGAGGAAGGGAGACCCGGTGGCCATAGGTGCGAGCGGTTCTTTCCCTTCGCTGGTGCTGGCTACCCTCTGCGCCTGTGAAGTGATGAATCTGGAGCCTCTCCTGATCTACTCGATCGGAGCCTCGGAGCACGGGGCGACTCATCCGGATTTCACATTCATCAGGATGCTACAAAGGCTCGTTGAGAAAGGTCTTCTGCGTGACAGTCTAATAGCCGTTTCTCTTGGCGGCAACAACGACAACGCCCGGGGTATGTTCTTCCCGGGGGCGGTCGAGAAAATGACGGAAATCGCTCTATCAAGCGGAAAGACTTTCATACACGAAGACACGCTTCAGAAAAGTATAGACGCGAGGTTTAAGATCTACTCCGAACACGCAGGAGGTCTTCCTAAAGTCTTCGTGAACGTCGGAGGCGCCAGTCCGAACTTCGGAGAGAGTCCCGCGGCCCTCAGTCTCGAGAACGGGCTAATAACTTCCCTCAAGAATATCCCCTCAGGCGAGGATAGGGGTCTGATTTTTGAATACGCCTCTCGCGGAGTGCCCTTCATTCACCTGCTCAACATCCGCGATCTGGCCCTAAAAAATGGAATACCGATCGACCCTGTGCCGCTCCCGGAACCCGGAAAGAGCGGTGTTTATTATATCGATAGCTACTCGCTACCCCTGGCGCTGCTTTTCCTGGCATTAATGATCCTGTCGCTTATCGCGGGCAAACTGGCGGTGAAAAATGAGTAA
- a CDS encoding AAC(3) family N-acetyltransferase, with protein sequence MFEEIREIERAIAGLIDGAKVAMIHSSLSAMGRVHGGPSAVVEAVARLAERGITVMMPALSYERVTPERPLFDLERTPSNVGVIPEAFRKSEGVIRSVHPTHSVCAFGPLAQVVMVEHAKDRTPVGERSPFRKLVEKDGVVIFIGCGLRPNTLMHGVEELVKPPYLFNGEVSYTIVTGKGSEYSASYLTHDFKGYVQRYDRIAELLTKDEMIRGGVLKAECYALKAVPLWEKALKEIKKNELAFVDRTLEG encoded by the coding sequence TTGTTCGAAGAGATACGAGAAATAGAACGGGCCATCGCTGGACTCATCGACGGTGCGAAAGTGGCGATGATTCACTCGTCGCTTTCAGCCATGGGCCGTGTTCATGGGGGCCCCTCGGCAGTCGTTGAGGCCGTAGCGAGACTCGCGGAAAGAGGGATCACGGTGATGATGCCCGCCCTTTCTTATGAGCGCGTAACGCCGGAAAGACCTCTCTTCGATCTGGAGAGAACACCTTCCAACGTCGGAGTTATTCCCGAAGCCTTCAGAAAAAGTGAAGGGGTAATCAGAAGCGTGCATCCTACCCACTCGGTCTGTGCCTTCGGTCCACTCGCGCAAGTCGTAATGGTCGAACACGCAAAGGACAGGACCCCGGTGGGTGAGAGATCGCCCTTCAGAAAGCTTGTCGAGAAAGATGGAGTCGTGATTTTCATTGGATGTGGATTGAGGCCGAACACACTGATGCACGGGGTCGAGGAGCTAGTGAAACCGCCATACCTTTTCAACGGGGAGGTTTCGTACACCATCGTAACCGGCAAAGGATCGGAGTACTCCGCCAGTTACCTCACCCACGACTTCAAGGGGTACGTTCAGAGGTACGACAGGATCGCAGAGCTTCTTACGAAAGACGAAATGATAAGGGGAGGAGTGCTGAAGGCCGAATGCTACGCACTAAAGGCCGTTCCTCTCTGGGAGAAAGCGCTCAAAGAGATTAAGAAAAACGAACTGGCTTTTGTCGATAGGACACTCGAAGGGTAG
- a CDS encoding OPT/YSL family transporter, with protein sequence MSGNVSLEKDGNRQLTLRSLVIGAIGSVVITTSSMYVALRMGALPWPTIFVAVMSLAILKALGNTNLNEVNVTHTAMSAGSMVAGGLAFTVPGIWILDANASMSFLSLLVLTLSGTVLGVIFTGLIRKYFVERERLPFPMGIASYETIVAGDEGGSKARYLFSTMGVAAIFVAIRDWFGWIPGAWSSAWLYARNIFFGVWISPMAVGIGYIIGPLFTGVWFLGAALSYFFIIPVGVGLGWFADIAAARAFKDSLGIGLMVGTGIGILLKGIAPKAREIYGPIFRPEKNAKNPLSGWIPIVFAAVAVFLTTLSEMTLIPALLTIIGVWLTTAMAASITGQSGINPMEIFGIIVLLAVKIVATPGTIESFMIAGVVAVACGLAGDVLNDFKSGHLLKTDPKAQIVAETVGGIVGAVVSVVVLFIMFRAYGAFGPGTELPAPQAFAVSTMVGGLPDPTAFFFGLMMGIIIYLLKLPGMTLGIGLYLPMEISSAAFLGGLLNLLVGKFRPSSKDKGLVISSGLLGGEGIAGVLIAIIRVLTVS encoded by the coding sequence TTGAGCGGGAACGTTTCTCTGGAGAAAGATGGCAACAGACAGCTGACTCTCAGGAGTCTCGTAATCGGAGCCATCGGCTCGGTCGTGATAACCACCAGCTCTATGTATGTGGCCCTGCGGATGGGAGCCCTTCCATGGCCCACGATTTTCGTCGCCGTTATGTCTCTGGCGATACTGAAAGCCCTGGGCAATACGAACCTCAACGAGGTAAACGTCACGCACACGGCTATGTCTGCAGGTTCGATGGTAGCCGGTGGACTGGCCTTCACGGTTCCGGGGATATGGATTCTCGACGCGAACGCCAGTATGAGTTTTCTTTCACTCCTCGTCTTGACGCTCTCTGGAACGGTTCTCGGCGTTATTTTCACTGGACTCATAAGAAAGTACTTCGTAGAAAGGGAGAGACTCCCATTTCCAATGGGAATCGCCTCATACGAGACGATCGTCGCCGGCGACGAAGGCGGCAGCAAAGCCAGATACCTTTTCTCTACCATGGGAGTGGCGGCGATTTTCGTCGCCATAAGAGACTGGTTTGGCTGGATTCCAGGAGCCTGGTCCTCGGCCTGGCTTTACGCGAGAAATATCTTTTTCGGCGTCTGGATATCTCCGATGGCAGTTGGGATTGGCTATATAATCGGTCCGCTCTTCACGGGCGTATGGTTTCTCGGCGCCGCTCTCAGTTACTTCTTTATAATACCGGTCGGTGTCGGACTGGGCTGGTTTGCAGATATCGCTGCGGCCAGAGCTTTCAAGGACAGTCTCGGTATCGGTCTGATGGTTGGGACGGGTATAGGGATACTGCTAAAGGGCATCGCGCCGAAAGCGAGAGAGATTTACGGTCCGATCTTCAGACCGGAAAAAAACGCGAAAAACCCCCTTTCCGGCTGGATTCCCATTGTCTTCGCCGCAGTTGCGGTTTTTCTGACAACGCTGAGTGAGATGACTCTGATCCCGGCGTTGCTCACCATCATCGGAGTATGGCTGACAACGGCGATGGCAGCTTCTATAACCGGCCAGTCAGGAATAAACCCGATGGAGATCTTCGGTATCATCGTCCTCCTGGCCGTGAAAATCGTGGCGACACCCGGTACCATTGAATCGTTCATGATCGCCGGCGTCGTTGCGGTGGCCTGTGGGCTGGCCGGAGACGTATTGAACGATTTCAAGTCCGGGCACCTTTTGAAAACGGACCCAAAGGCACAGATCGTCGCCGAAACTGTGGGAGGTATAGTCGGCGCCGTCGTTTCAGTCGTCGTGCTTTTCATAATGTTCAGAGCATACGGCGCCTTCGGCCCGGGGACGGAATTGCCCGCCCCCCAGGCTTTCGCCGTATCTACTATGGTCGGCGGTTTGCCGGATCCTACGGCCTTCTTCTTCGGCCTTATGATGGGCATAATCATCTACCTGTTGAAGCTGCCCGGAATGACTCTGGGGATCGGACTATACCTGCCGATGGAGATATCGTCGGCGGCTTTTCTGGGCGGACTGCTGAACCTGCTGGTCGGAAAGTTCAGACCGTCGTCGAAGGATAAAGGCCTCGTGATTTCCTCGGGTCTTCTTGGGGGCGAAGGAATCGCCGGAGTGCTTATAGCGATAATAAGAGTCCTGACTGTAAGTTGA
- a CDS encoding HD-GYP domain-containing protein, with protein MTDFIVRKSGEAIERVVQKSGSLSLLGQGDGVEILIQEIKEGSLSYLEPYGEELLEFYYILEGEIYCHCEYGEMILKPGDYFYAHNLKAPVEIKPQTDAKLIYVSSRALFKHISHNISVFKEILKKVEKKDAYTHGHGKRVRDVSHAIGKKLGLDSRKLERLAMGALFHDIGKIDIPDEILKKPARLNSEEFELIKKHPIYGYKMVLNTPLEDTSDIILHHHERVDGSGYPDGIPGELMTIESKIIAVADSFDAMTSIRPYREAMTDEDALREIKSLSGTLYDPIVVQALEECLREGLI; from the coding sequence ATGACGGATTTTATCGTTAGAAAGTCCGGAGAAGCAATCGAGAGAGTTGTCCAAAAAAGCGGTTCGCTTTCCCTTCTCGGTCAGGGAGATGGCGTGGAAATACTTATACAGGAGATTAAAGAAGGTTCTTTAAGCTATCTCGAACCGTACGGAGAGGAACTTCTCGAATTTTACTACATTCTCGAAGGAGAAATTTACTGCCATTGCGAATATGGTGAGATGATCCTGAAACCGGGAGATTACTTCTATGCCCATAACCTGAAAGCACCCGTCGAAATAAAGCCGCAAACCGACGCTAAGCTCATATATGTGTCTTCGAGAGCCCTTTTTAAGCACATAAGCCATAACATATCCGTGTTCAAGGAGATACTCAAAAAAGTCGAAAAGAAGGACGCATACACGCATGGCCACGGAAAGAGGGTCAGAGATGTCTCTCACGCGATAGGAAAGAAACTCGGCCTCGATTCCAGAAAGCTGGAAAGGCTGGCGATGGGCGCACTTTTCCACGATATAGGCAAAATAGATATACCCGATGAAATACTCAAAAAGCCAGCCAGATTGAACTCCGAAGAGTTCGAACTCATAAAGAAGCATCCGATATATGGCTATAAGATGGTATTGAACACACCGCTTGAAGACACGTCTGACATCATACTCCATCACCATGAGAGAGTCGATGGATCGGGATATCCCGATGGTATTCCGGGAGAACTGATGACGATCGAATCGAAAATAATCGCCGTTGCCGATTCTTTCGATGCGATGACTTCGATCAGACCGTACAGGGAGGCCATGACCGACGAGGATGCCCTTCGGGAGATCAAATCGCTCTCTGGCACACTTTACGACCCGATAGTTGTCCAGGCACTGGAAGAGTGCCTTCGCGAAGGCCTTATCTAG